From Rhopalosiphum padi isolate XX-2018 chromosome 2, ASM2088224v1, whole genome shotgun sequence:
agcatatttgtacttttttaagTGCATAAGTGCATGcatatttagtacttttttagtgcattaagttccgagccctaattataagtatgtataatataatatattataaggtggTGTACCTCAAGGGACTACCCTACCTCTCACATTATTCGACTTACCTACTaatcaatgaaataaattatttaatatgataaattttaataactttaataattatttacgacTCACGCTTCCTTTTGTTCTTAAAACTACCCTATATGTAccctatatgtatacctatatgtgtattgtgtataataaatataatactataatattatataggcaatttATTGCCTAAAgatgaattcatttttttttttataaaaactttgatCAGTAAGACATGAAAACTGAATTTGTGTATCTAGGTCGAAGCTCCGTAGGTTCAAAACTATAATGAAAATGCAAGCAATAAATGATAGAAATGGCAGAAATGCATAATACTAAATGAATTGAGCCCATTAAAAACAAACGGTCAAGAATAAACGCACTGCATCGTTATACTACCTTATCATGGTGGTTACATGGTGCACATTTGGATATGATTTCTCGTTTCAGACGTCGGGCATTACGGCAGAACAGCATGATCAGAATAGATATTGCACCGACTCGCCGCATTCACGTAGGTTACGCGCGACGTCGGTCTTCTAAGTaggtagataaaatattaataatatattatcttgtgGTTGAATTGCAGATTCAAATTATTCATAGCACTCAACCAAATATAATATcctggtatttttaataaaaagtttaaattgatttaaaaataatatgtattttaatattaattgtgtcaataaaatatttattgatttaaaagttcataatttgttaatttaactaataatattataaaatgttttattgattctacaatatttttatcaatgctATTTAAGCgaaattatagattaaattgattaattattgatcgaaaatgtattatagataGTTCGTATAATTTCacgaatacatattatgtattaaagcaCACAATtgttgtatatgataatatattatttatttattttattttatttaataaacgccATACAGTTTGtgatagaataaataaatgtaacacaacaataagtaaataatataaacagtagTTAATTTACACAAGTTAatgaataaatagtaaaatatacagtaggtacctataaaataaaaatagttaataaataaaaaaaatatgcccaAATTCCATCATATAATACCATAGTGATAGttagtgtatttaaaattttaaatagaaatatattaagtaaataggtAGTTCAAACaaagtaaatttataacagTTTATGTGATATTGCAAGTGCAACAatacatacacattatataacCTACAGTGGGAACACTACGAACGACACGTACGTTGTTAGTTAGGTAGgtgtagtatataggtatatataatattatattataaattgtctgGAGTGACAGATTTGGTCATCGTTGAGTAGACTGTGGAGAGGGAAATTTCGCATGTAAAACATCTTGTTGCgtcattttatttagtattagatAGGTAGTGTTGAATTAAACTAGCATATTCTAGTATTCTACatgctaattaataattattatgatgtcagtgattagtgtttttttttttttactaaagtcTATCAACGAAACTCATAAGACCGATCATACAAGGAAACCTATATTCTATACTCacatttaacttaatataattttaaataggtaggtatatatattatttttaatctgtaataatattgatcGATAACTTTAATTTTCCACTGTCTGTTTATGCAGATTGAACAGCTctcaaaatttgtttattttttaaatttagtaatcaaATTCTGCTGATTTGGTTTATGTTTAACCAAgtgattaggtacctacctactatataatattgtcttattcGGCTGATGtctttaatagtataatatcatgtgTTTATAGGTTTCTACAACAGAAATATGTTATAGCACCATTATATTCATACACTATAGTAGGTAAGTCCTAAATTTTAgtctaatttattacatattaattacatttgtaaagaatattatacataatactattatactaggtaggtatattttaatcaaatataggtacgtggaaaataaattaattacgatAAAGtttatctgaatttttttttaaagaatgtgTGACAagtaacatatttttgtaatgtaCTTACATACGAATGCTACAGCCACACCTATTTGCATAaacaaaagaaaacattttctaCATAAAACTTAGtttgtatttactataaaatacatacaatttacgAATTTACCTATAGgtgttatttaatcataatttataaatttataatacatctaCTACTACTTATTGGTAAAGGTAACtgcaagtacctatattaacaGTAATTATAATGGATATTGGATATAGatatatgtgatatatatgTGTGCATCAGCTATCAGGTACCTAtatgaaatagtttttaaattatttatgtctaCCTATAAACAATACTATAAATAGAtaggtttatgtatatatatacctatgaatAGATGCATTTATATCTGTTGTCGTATTTAActgtactgaaatttaaaaattacactaATCTTGATAATTCGATACATATGGAATcataataagtataggtactacaGGATTTACGAAAAAACTACATATTTAAACAGAAAtcgggtaaaaattaaaatttatttgtacttttattaaattttgtgagTACTGagtagatataattattaccattaacaactttaaaatttttgttaaaattctaacaatattattgaaataggtattcaattacattgaattattaaagcgataatctaaaaatgtatataacattttatatattagtaactgaatgtgataaaaatataccGAAATGCCAGATTATCATGACTAAACTGaagttaaattagttaataacataatattatagatgttataggtactataacattaataaataactactaTTTGGTAGATATATTGTAAacgtatattcatatatattatacatagtggCAAGTGTGAAGTGACTCCGAATAGCAACTGTTGTGATTTGGCCAACACTCAAAAATGTTGTGAGATCACCACCCCAATTTCACTCATTAGTGGAAAAATTTTGCTTCTGAAACTTCCTTCTCCTCCTTATCCATCACCTCCTCCGCCACTAAGTTAACTAGTTTGTAGAGCATTCTTCAGCCACGCCGTccaattaaaatagatatttttattcaaaataaaaatgttaattaagtaaatattttaattacaattatactgtcaatactttaaaaaatatatataatatttactaattgatTTCAAATCATTAATTATCAAAGTCTGGAGTGGTAAATCATTTGTTTAGAGGCGAGTGAGTCGATTTCAGTATAATTAAGTACTTATGGCGATTATGAATAATGAGCAACATAAATAGAAAAAGACTATGTATCTGAAACCGAAAAAACGGtggttaattgttttaaataaagacAGAAGAATTGAAACCAGATTGCTTTACGAggacatatcatattataaataccacgTGTATAATAAGGAAGGGTGGAAGAAATTGGTATTGCCAGGAAAGACCCTAAAGATGGTCTATAATGCTAAAAAAATCCATtaggtatttttgtttaatgatttttgttattGGTCGTGTGTGTAATAAAAAAGTTCATCACCGACCTATTTTCGGTTTTTGCCTAAATTCACGGTAATGTATCTATATGTTTTGGGCAAACGTGGGAATGAAGTGTTGAACACGTCTTGTACCTCTTCTCCTCTCTTCTTCATTGAATCATGAATGATTTGGATTTCAGATGGATGACGCACATTACTTGTTACAGATgccaaaatataatcataatattcatgattttgtttataataatagttattagttgtaTATAGGTAACATCCATATGAGAAAATGCAATATATTTctgatttcaataaaattggaattttgagttattaataaatatttgagaaaaactcgaattttttacatagttcaaaattgaaatataaattgataggggggggggggagagTCCAAAGTACAAGGATATTCTCAGAAATTTTCACAGGAGGAGAagcaatgtttaaatatttatatttatgtatgatatacttttaaaaatatagtatacatatgtatactatatacaatacaagTATTGGCCAATAACAGCAAGCGACCGAGATTTCGACTATTTTGTGTTAATAAAATTCTAGTGTACCCGTTTtgaccaaatatttattttaggttcTGAGCGAAGCgaagaatatattaattttagccTTTAGGACAATGTATGTTTTTggttgtattgattttaaactttgagATTTTGAGAGAGTGGCTTTGGATAGAAAATTGGCACTACTACTTTAAAgagatcaaaatatataatttattttgcttttattactacggtattttaatattattttttcccgaaaatattgcatttattatattattatttaattattatagtaatttttatttataccatattatattaacttttgtAGACAAGTAACTCAGGTCTCAGAATTAAATAACATCTTTCTGTAAATtccattaaacattaaattgatttttagcataaaaagataatatcttacaataaatcaaaaatgttattgcgtataataaaattaattgcaatATAAGAAAAAGTTAAGTTcccaaaaataatgtttttaaattataataaaataatttacatcgtTAGTATAAATATcgtttataaaagtaattacgTTCAAATTTGAtcttaaatgtacctatataaaaaataattgtctatacatattttttagatttgatAGTTATAGTATGAATTACTCATgtgggatcttgtattaaatgttcaagaATTTTAacccaataaataatttttcatcgacatttataaaaaaaaaaacaactaaaaaacaGGTCAAATTAGTTTCCACCTTAAAATATtcggttttaaatctttattcttTAGGTACTTGTCATCACTTATCCTACTcctatttcgtttttttttcagtatttaataatttaaacaatattttattcttaaatatattatttttagttttaatattttacatatagtttataatttataaataatttgacaaaatataattaatatgcaatattatcaaattaaagtaattcgactatatcattatttaaatgacTAAGACATAATTATCAATAGTATTTgtcatgtataaaaaatatataattatttttatactttaatagttcattaaaaataaatatttaaaacaaactgttttttatttattataatgatcgaTGCATCACCAATAggcaatagtaatattaatttatcgtttattttttttgtttgaagaatgttaggtacttaaattggtgataattattattattagcattaattatagtttataaaaatatagatactattCTATTATCAATATGCTATaaggtataacatataatatttatttaaaaaagataatacTAAATACACATAGTTCGCAGATTATAAAAtgtcatttattataatgtttttgttaGCGACttatggtataaatgtataatgaattaatgaataataataatctaaaatcttGTCAAATTCTTAAACGAATAAATTTAGAAGCGTAGaacgtgtataaataaataatataatattgtcaattctTGTAACTAAATTTCAATGTGTTTTAAACGTATAAACAGAGTAATTTTTAGCGTACAAGGGCAAGATATTAGTttaatcattgattttattgaaaattatatcaacatttagaaaataataatagtatttaatatttataatatacttacctatataggtaatacagtataataaaaatacgtatattatgtaaagataGAGGATTACAAaaggaaaattttaaattgtctgaTCATTTTGTTACcgattatagtaatttaaattcattttaacttatttatctatcactatattgtctatattctatatatttaaagcgaattttctgtaataaatttagatacattttataattacatattagaatggtaaattataaatacatcgtATCATAtgcatgtatagtgtatatatttcaataacacatatatatatatataatattttattataaagttataataattatataaccagTGCCAAAGCAATGAGAAGTTTAGGGGGTTTGTGACGATCGTCGACCCCTCACTTATTTAAACACATCTTATAGTGTGATATATTCAGtctcatatattcatattattgattaatgattttagacgaaataataatttattataattgaaatttatggttgaataatgtaattttataagccTGATGGTAGCATATAACttgctattaataatatttaaaattatagctaACAAGTAATgttaacaataagtaataactggataatacctatatataacatttGGTGGGGGGGTCAAAGCTCATGAATATTCttattatgatataggtatCCTCAAATATAAGATTtactatataaactatttatcatGGTTCATGACAGTgtcatatcatatcatatttaatGGTAATTGCCATAATAGTAttcatgcataatatattgccttagtgtaataaattatacaaaattaactctattttattaaatatatattttacttaatacttatcaaaataataataatgtatacaaaattacctatacaagcaaagaaaatattattaagcataAGTAagcaaagaaatatttatttttacgcttccgtagtaatttaaattacataaaatgtcgGAAGACTTACACTGATTAGCACTAGACTCTCATTTACAAGAACgctttttgttatttataatcttGATCGCAtcatttgacataatattatggcttGCAATTTTTCTCATTATTTTGGAATCGTTTGACATCTCATTCggagctatatattataatttataacgataataGACCATCATCAAACTGGTTATGATTTTGCAAAGTACCTACCATATTTAATACTGTTGAGTAGAATAGGTTATTGAGAATAAAAGCAAGAAAATGTTTGTAatacaaaatgcatttaaatattaaatttaagaacgTGTATATAGACAACGGGTCGCATAACTCGACTGACTGTCTATATTCATaattgtgtaatatgtataggtatatcataaacctactactactacttccataataaaataaatgtgcatAATAAGcacttataactaaatatagatattatgtgattatacttaattatagtGTGTgctattttacatataataatttatacagagtgtcttatttaatttcaataattatcaaTAGTATATACCTAGAATTATGTTCATCTTCAATTGAAATTacagcaaaaatattatatttctcaaATTCACTCAGCTTTTGTCATCTGTTGATATTGATTAGTCACTTTCATGTATCTCTAACATTCGCTGGGTCTGGTAGACATTTATGGATAaggttttaagtttaaattgtaaagtaattattatttgataacattatattttacattcttTCTAATTTAATTCTATGACAGTTGATAGTGTTACTAATAGTGACAACAGCGCatagtagatattataaaaagagataatataaattataaacgtatggaatttaaaaatttaacattatccACGATACACTTATTTCAACATTATCCAATTATTAACACCTTtcgtaacatatataataagtatatatattcatttatttttccacATTAACTTTGACAcccattttcaattttgtataatggttgaatttctaaaaatagTTTCTAAGAACTTGCAACTTGCCTACATAAACCGTATAaatcttaattataaattataaatatctcaaTTTTTAGATACCTTTTAGtcgttgttaattattatgttatacgatCGTTATAGGTTACTTACACCAagttatgtttaattttgtcTCCAAAATCTAATAGCTAACAAATAATTTCCTGATTACAACAATGAatgaattattaacaaataaattgttaatacccGATATACTGACAAATTgtcttgtattaaaaaaaaaatgttaatttattaatctaaaaacGTACGACAGAATTGCCTAACTAAAACCCCTTTATATTCAGAGTATATCAATACGCCTATACTACGACGTCTTGTGGTGAACGACGAACGTCATTATCAGACTCAAAGTGCAGTGTTGGTATTACTTCTgataagtttttgtttttttttcttgatattattattattttcattattattgttattattattattattattattattattgtagtgtcTTGATTGTCGATGCGCCGACTCCGAGCGCCGAGTACTTCAAGTAGTAAACACTAAATAGTGAGCCTTACTGCCGACTGCTGTAGTGTTTAGAAGCCAGTAGTCTATAGTCATTAGTGTAATAGTGTGCGCTACTGGCGACTAAAGTCGTAGTCGATAGGTGCGCGTAGTCGTTAGATGCTTTCGTAGTATATTGTCCAATAATttggatatttatttataatatttttttttttataaaatttatagtttaagaaTAGAGACTAGAAAGGTCTACAGTAATCGACTGAAACAATTGAAGAATGGCTGACTGACGTAAAATTGTTATCAACGAAAAATGCTTTTTCTTGAGAAATAACTACCGaatcatttttcaataatatttcaaatattctcATCGGATCCGGACATTGTTGCACGATGACTAGATCGTCGTAACACCTACTACCCTTCCAGCTGACTTAATCCATTTGTTGGCATTGTCTTTGGACCATATTCTACGATTTCTCCAAATATCTCACATTAGGGTAGGTACTTGGGGTACAGCAAATTAAATAAGAGGCTTAGCCAAATTTTAAGCTgagactaataaaaaaaaaagttttgcaaGACATAAGAACTAAaagtatgttaaaatataatttattgaatacttaatattttagactGAACAAGGTAtgtcttattttatatattatatgtattacatttactaatttattaattccttaaCTCAGGaccttaaacatattaaatattttcaattaataatcgCCATACTTATACATGTCACTAGGCACCACCAACTTACtttgttcatataatttttattaaaaaactatagatttggCACCTATAGGAAACTACAGGTATAGAAATAACTAGGTAGTAGTTGGAAAATAACCATCCATCACTTCAGGAGGACTTGCTACTTGTGTTTGGTCGATGTACTTTTCTAGAATAAGTGTTTTATTGGCTTGATTCAGGTGTTTTGGGTTCAGCAGTGGCAAATACAATGTCAAAAGTCATCGATCTGTATGAGTTCCTGCTGGAAGCAGAACTCCATCAGTACTATTCAGAGATCAAAAACGACTTGAAGGCAAGTTTAGACAACTGGAGTactaattgaaaatgttttattaatgataGCATGTCATTTGTTTTTAGGTGATGACTGTACCTCAAGTAAAGTTTGTCACTGAGGACGACCTGTATCAGATAGGCATGACAAAGCCAGAGATTAGACGcttaaaaaagtatttccaAAAGTATTAtccacaaaattatttttccaagttcaaaaaagtaaacaattactatgattttgttttgtaattgttttatacaaattgttaATGTGTACGtctaaattttagttaatttcttCAAAAGATAATAAAGAACAGTGGAGCGATAGTTCTGGTTCACAAGATACACTGAAACCTATATATGAAAAGCGACCGCCAGCTCGTGTtcctaataaacatattattccaGCTGATTCCATAACTATTAACAAGGAGTTAGGTGTAGGCGAGTTTGGTGTAGTCCAGCAAGGTGTTTGGACCAATGAAGGAGACAGGGTTagttttaaatgcataatatatatttttttttcataaattttaattttgaagattttTTATAGATTCAAGTTGCCATAAAATGTTTGAGCCGAGAACGTATGCAAAATAATCCTATAGAGTTTTTAAAAGAGGCAGCCATTATGCATAGCATTGATAATGAACATATTGTACGGTTGTATGGAGTAGTTTTGGACACTGAGGCCTTAATGCTAGTAatgacatgttttttttttataaattgtttaagaaacaggtaattaattagtattaaaattatgtgatttaatttttaggtaacAGAGTTAGCACCTTTAAGATCTCTTTTAGAGTGTTTAAAAGAACCATCACTTCGTGCAAGTTTTCCTGTAATGTCATTATGTGATTTTGCCATACAAATATGTAACGGAATGCATTATTTGGAAACCAAAAGATTAATACACAGGTATTTTATTCTAAAGTTGGGTGTTTCAATCAAATATCTTTTGTTACTTTTTTAGAGATTTAGCTGCTAGAAATATATTAGTGTTTACAAAGAACAAGGTGAAAATATCAGATTTTGGATTATCACGGGCACTTGGCGTTGGTAAAGACTATTATCAAACAAACTTTAATGTGAATCTGAAATTACCAATCGCctggtaataatattttgaattttttttactcaatgTACATTATTTGAATTAGTTCTtgagcatatttaatatttatggtttatataGGTGTGCACCCGAGTGTATAAGTTATTTACGTTTTACTTCATCTTCTGATGTATGGGCATATGGTGTTACTTTATGGGAAATGTTCAGTTATGGCTTTCAGCCTTGGGCAGCGCTCACAGGACAACAGATACTTGAGGCTATTGATGAACCTAATTTTCAGGTAGTTTAAGCTTTAAACactaacgtttttattttattaaattatacatttttatatttcagagaTTAGAACAGCCTGATTGCTGCCCAAAAGAATATTTCAATGTCATGACTAAATGTTGGCAACATGATCCTGCTAAAAGACCTAAATTTTCTGATTTGGTATCAATTTTACTTGATGTAAGTACAATTGGCTGTTGatgttaaacattattttttatcaccagtcatttttatgaaatatttattacattagtgTAAACCTGAGCAAGTGCAAACTGTTGTTAACTTTGAAGATAAAAAAAGAGATATGATCCAGTATACTATTGGAGAAGTTATAACAGTTCTAGATAAATCGTAAATATATcacaaattcaaataaataatgaataaaaatgatatatcaatatcaataatataatttttgtttatgtagACCTGGTGTTCCCACCTTATGGAAAGGTGTATTGTGCAATGGAAAAACTGGTTTTTTCAATCCTTCTAATACTGTGGCTTATTTAGGTTTAAATTTACCATCTAACAGAAATTCAGAATTCACTAGAAATGGTAACTAATAAATTACAagtttacatttacatttatttatatgtatttatttaaattatattacagacTCAAAGTATACATCCCGACGTAGTCGTCTAAGGATTGATATGATATCTTGTCCTCAAGGTGATGTTAAACATATGGGACATGTAGGTTTAGATGGTGCATATTTC
This genomic window contains:
- the LOC132923480 gene encoding activated Cdc42 kinase-like isoform X4 yields the protein MFNQVIRFLQQKYVIAPLYSYTIVGVLGSAVANTMSKVIDLYEFLLEAELHQYYSEIKNDLKVMTVPQVKFVTEDDLYQIGMTKPEIRRLKKYFQKYYPQNYFSKFKKLISSKDNKEQWSDSSGSQDTLKPIYEKRPPARVPNKHIIPADSITINKELGVGEFGVVQQGVWTNEGDRIQVAIKCLSRERMQNNPIEFLKEAAIMHSIDNEHIVRLYGVVLDTEALMLVTELAPLRSLLECLKEPSLRASFPVMSLCDFAIQICNGMHYLETKRLIHRDLAARNILVFTKNKVKISDFGLSRALGVGKDYYQTNFNVNLKLPIAWCAPECISYLRFTSSSDVWAYGVTLWEMFSYGFQPWAALTGQQILEAIDEPNFQRLEQPDCCPKEYFNVMTKCWQHDPAKRPKFSDLVSILLDCKPEQVQTVVNFEDKKRDMIQYTIGEVITVLDKSPGVPTLWKGVLCNGKTGFFNPSNTVAYLGLNLPSNRNSEFTRNDSKYTSRRSRLRIDMISCPQGDVKHMGHVGLDGAYFGDIEFMSTNAPKYNHLPHQVVAPYKPQEDCASVSDSPTSIKACSDRAPLLNGDKSESKKNVDLTTWLDKNKLSKILTDHEYHEISDEDTVAESPRFEKTFDFGPSLVEEMETMFRTISTNGVSNYAVSPPRSPLDPLDTNHRNELREIAATIAAAVNSKSKKKQATVKPISASDEKSLDSAIAMANEMASRSMGSDIEQPHHQIPESPSSPSKRKFMFKFPPPIGSITKTPKHEIKTFTDEAASIPDIQSCSSLHSFSSFISAESLLDTAPFRLPLWDKASTEFYFARSRELLTKASPSIGSLDYISCNSLKTIERSNVDSTETLVGEQYSCPSSPKLRNKTKNVETFRANTLPNTKKCDKLRRSLSDSESSVLYISNDVLNKVPINVCMIDDETAEL
- the LOC132923480 gene encoding activated Cdc42 kinase-like isoform X5, coding for MFNQVIRFLQQKYVIAPLYSYTIVGVLGSAVANTMSKVIDLYEFLLEAELHQYYSEIKNDLKVMTVPQVKFVTEDDLYQIGMTKPEIRRLKKYFQKYYPQNYFSKFKKLISSKDNKEQWSDSSGSQDTLKPIYEKRPPARVPNKHIIPADSITINKELGVGEFGVVQQGVWTNEGDRIQVAIKCLSRERMQNNPIEFLKEAAIMHSIDNEHIVRLYGVVLDTEALMLVTELAPLRSLLECLKEPSLRASFPVMSLCDFAIQICNGMHYLETKRLIHRDLAARNILVFTKNKVKISDFGLSRALGVGKDYYQTNFNVNLKLPIAWCAPECISYLRFTSSSDVWAYGVTLWEMFSYGFQPWAALTGQQILEAIDEPNFQRLEQPDCCPKEYFNVMTKCWQHDPAKRPKFSDLVSILLDCKPEQVQTVVNFEDKKRDMIQYTIGEVITVLDKSPGVPTLWKGVLCNGKTGFFNPSNTVAYLGLNLPSNRNSEFTRNDSKYTSRRSRLRIDMISCPQGDVKHMGHVGLDGAYFGDIEFMSTNAPKYNHLPHQVVAPYKPQEDCASVSDSPTSIKACSDRAPLLNGDKSESKKNDLTTWLDKNKLSKILTDHEYHEISDEDTVAESPRFEKTFDFGPSLVEEMETMFRTISTNGVSNYAVSPPRSPLDPLDTNHRNELREIAATIAAAVNSKSKKKQATVKPISASDEKSLDSAIAMANEMASRSMGSDIEQPHHQIPESPSSPSKRKFMFKFPPPIGSITKTPKHEIKTFTDEAASIPDIQSCSSLHSFSSFISAESLLDTAPFRLPLWDKASTEFYFARSRELLTKASPSIGSLDYISCNSLKTIERSNVDSTETLVGEQYSCPSSPKLRNKTKNVETFRANTLPNTKKCDKLRRSLSDSESSVLYISNDVLNKVPINVCMIDDETAEL